One window of the Trifolium pratense cultivar HEN17-A07 linkage group LG2, ARS_RC_1.1, whole genome shotgun sequence genome contains the following:
- the LOC123907924 gene encoding 7-deoxyloganetin glucosyltransferase-like, translating to MGKFTNTKPHAVLIAYPAQGHINPVFKLAKLLHLKGFYITFVNTEYNHKRLLKSIGPNALDGLSDFKFETIPDGLTPVEGDTGDVMQDIPSLSKSVRENCLQPYCELLHRLNHSDNVPPITCLVSDCCMSFTIQAAEKFALPNLLLFPASACSLLNILHFRSFLEKGIIPLKDESYLSNGYLETKVDWIPGLKNFRLKDIVDFIRTTDPNDIMLQFFIDVADSLHRDFTVIVLNTFNELESDVINVLSSMFPSVYPIGPLPLLLNQTANNHQLESLGSNLWIEDTKCLKWLDSKELESVIYVNFGSITVMTPEQLYEFAWGLANSKKSFMWIIRPDLVIGGSVVLSSEFVNEISDRGLIASWCPQEKVLNHPSVGGFLTHCGWNSTIESICAGVPMLCWPFFADQPTNCRVICNEWEIGIEIDTNAKREEVKKVINELIVGEKGKKMRRKVRELKKKAEENTSHGGYSNMNLDKVINEVLLKQN from the exons ATGGGAAAATTtacaaacacaaaaccacatGCTGTATTGATTGCATATCCAGCACAAGGCCATATCAATCCAGTTTTCAAACTAGCAAAACTTCTTCACCTTAAAGGCTTTTACATAACCTTTGTTAACACTGAATACAATCACAAACGCTTACTCAAATCAATAGGTCCCAATGCTCTTGATGGTTTATCTGATTTTAAATTTGAGACTATTCCAGATGGTTTAACTCCGGTCGAAGGCGACACCGGTGATGTTATGCAAGATATACCTTCTCTTAGTAAATCTGTAAGAGAGAATTGTCTTCAACCTTATTGTGAACTTCTTCATAGACTTAATCACTCTGATAATGTTCCACCAATTACTTGCTTAGTTTCTGATTGTTGTATGAGTTTTACTATTCAAGCTGCTGAAAAATTTGCACTGCCAAATCTTTTGCTTTTTCCAGCAAGTGCATGTTCTTTATTGAATATTCTTCACTTTCGTTCCTTTCTTGAAAAAGGAATCATACCACTCAAAG ATGAGAGTTATCTATCAAATGGATATTTGGAAACTAAAGTAGACTGGATTCCAGGTTTGAAAAACTTTCGTTTGAAGGACATTGTTGACTTTATCAGAACAACAGATCCAAATGATATTATGCTTCAATTCTTCATTGATGTAGCAGATAGTCTTCATAGAGATTTTACTGTTATTGTTTTGAATACTTTCAATGAACTTGAGAGTGATGTAATAAATGTTCTCTCCTCTATGTTTCCTTCTGTTTACCCCATTGGCCCTTTACCTTTATTATTAAACCAAACTGCAAATAATCATCAATTGGAATCTTTAGGTTCCAACCTTTGGATCGAAGATACCAAGTGTCTTAAATGGCTCGATTCCAAGGAACTCGAGTCTGTTATTTACGTGAATTTTGGAAGCATTACAGTTATGACACCAGAGCAACTATATGAGTTCGCTTGGGGTCTAGCCAATAGCAAAAAATCCTTTATGTGGATTATTAGGCCTGATCTTGTCATAGGTGGCTCGGTGGTTTTGTCGTCTGAGTTTGTGAATGAAATTTCCGATAGAGGCCTAATAGCCAGTTGGTGTCCACAAGAGAAAGTGTTGAACCACCCTTCAGTTGGTGGATTCTTGACTCATTGTGGATGGAACTCAACAATCGAAAGCATATGCGCTGGAGTGCCAATGTTGTGTTGGCCATTTTTCGCTGATCAGCCAACAAACTGTAGAGTTATTTGTAATGAATGGGAGATTGGAATTGAAATCGATACGAATGCCAAGAGAGAAGAGGTTAAGAAAGTGATCAATGAATTAATCGTCGGAGAGAAAGGAAAGAAGATGAGGCGAAAAGTCAGGGAGTTGAAGAAGAAGGCAGAGGAGAACACTAGTCATGGAGGTTATTCAAATATGAACTTGGACAAAGTGATTAATGAAGTGTTGCTTAAACAAAATTAg
- the LOC123910091 gene encoding uncharacterized protein LOC123910091 — translation MHHRKVCASAICPRCLVTDETIDHCLFSCIDAFNVWKACGLDNISPPTHGLDWFSWCKTFGASHGNIIFVVLWVIWCARNDVIFNNNRTSIYKSVAKIHSMLHYCAVAFDTPTSVAANMLSQQLVAWPCPPNGYVCLNVDGSLLGSPQSAGFGGLIRNSFGSFLGGFYGVACQAIILYAEIMAMLHGLELCWDKGFKHVICLSDSLQTVTLVKTGTSPHHKFANEVFSIRQLLDRD, via the coding sequence aTGCATCATAGAAAGGTATGTGCTTCTGCTATTTGTCCCCGTTGTTTAGTGACGGATGAAACTATAGATCATTGTCTCTTTTCCTGCATTGATGCCTTTAATGTCTGGAAAGCTTGTGGTTTGGATAATATCTCTCCTCCAACACATGGATTGGATTGGTTCTCTTGGTGTAAAACCTTTGGGGCTTCTCATGGGAATATTATCTTTGTCGTTTTGTGGGTTATCTGGTGTGCGCGGAATGATGTAATCTTTAATAACAATAGAACTAGTATTTACAAGAGTGTTGCAAAAATTCATTCTATGCTACACTATTGTGCCGTGGCTTTCGACACACCGACGTCGGTCGCCGCAAATATGTTATCTCAGCAGTTAGTGGCATGGCCCTGTCCCCCGAATGGTTACGTTTGTCTGAATGTGGATGGAAGTTTGTTGGGTTCGCCTCAATCCGCAGGTTTTGGTGGCCTTATCCGTAATAGTTTTGGATCCTTTCTTGGAGGGTTCTATGGTGTGGCATGTCAGGCTATTATTCTATATGCTGAGATCATGGCCATGCTTCATGGTTTAGAGTTATGTTGGGATAAAGGGTTCAAACATGTCATTTGCCTTTCAGATTCCCTTCAAACAGTTACTCTTGTCAAAACTGGCACCTCACCACATCATAAATTTGCGAATGAAGTCTTTAGCATCCGCCAACTTCTAGATAGAGACTGA
- the LOC123905664 gene encoding 7-deoxyloganetin glucosyltransferase-like, producing MSDEKPHAVLIPYPVQGHINPLIKLAKLLHLRGFHITFVNTEYNHKRLLKSRGPNAYDFTGFHFETIPDGLPDGDGDVSQDIHALCKSIRKNFLQPFREILTRLQESAKAGLVRQVTSIVTDCSMSFPVEVTEEFDLPVVFFSPANACTFFAGVHLPTLFDKGLIPLKDESYLTNGYLDTIVDCIPGLHNFRLKDLPDFIRITDPNNAMVEFIIEAAGRAHRASAIILNTSNELESGVMNALSSVFPSIYAIGPLSSLLYQSPQNHLASLSTNLWKEDTKCLDWLESKEPGSVVYVNFGSMTVMTAEKLLEFAWGLANSKQPFLWIIRPDLVNGGSVGLSSEFVNEIADRGLIAGWCPQEQVLNHPSIGGFLTHCGWNSTTESICAGVPMLCWPFFADQPANCRYICDTWEIGIEIDNNVKREEVEKLVNELMVGEKGKMMRQKTIEMKKKAVEDTKPGGRSYMNLEKVINEVLLKQNPT from the exons atgagTGATGAAAAACCACATGCTGTGCTTATACCATATCCAGTTCAAGGCCATATCAATCCATTAATCAAATTAGCAAAACTTCTTCACCTTAGAGGCTTTCACATAACCTTTGTCAACACCGAATACAATCACAAACGCTTGCTTAAATCTAGAGGTCCGAACGCCTATGATTTCACCGGTTTTCACTTTGAAACTATTCCAGATGGTTTACCTGATGGTGACGGCGATGTTAGTCAAGACATACATGCCCTTTGTAAATCAATTAGAAAGAACTTCCTTCAACCGTTCCGCGAAATTCTTACTAGACTTCAAGAATCTGCCAAGGCTGGTCTTGTCCGCCAAGTTACCAGCATAGTTACTGATTGCAGCATGAGCTTTCCTGTAGAAGTCACTGAAGAATTTGATCTTCCGGTTGTTTTCTTTAGTCCGGCCAATGCATGCACATTTTTCGCTGGTGTCCACTTACCTACGTTGTTTGATAAAGGCCTTATACCACTCAAAG ATGAGAGTTATCTGACAAACGGATATTTGGACACTATAGTTGACTGTATTCCAGGATTGCATAACTTTCGACTAAAGGATTTACCTGACTTTATAAGGATTACAGATCCAAATAATGCAATGGTAGAATTTATCATTGAAGCCGCGGGAAGGGCTCACCGAGCCTCTGCTATTATTTTAAATACTTCTAATGAACTTGAGAGTGGGGTAATGAATGCTCTTTCTTCTGTATTCCCTAGTATTTATGCAATAGGGCCGTTATCTTCACTTTTATATCAAAGTCCGCAAAACCACTTGGCGTCTTTAAGTACAAATCTTTGGAAAGAAGATACCAAGTGTCTTGATTGGCTTGAATCCAAGGAACCAGGGTCCGTTGTTTATGTGAATTTTGGGAGCATGACGGTTATGACTGCGGAAAAACTGTTAGAGTTTGCTTGGGGTTTAGCAAATAGCAAACAACCCTTTTTGTGGATCATTAGGCCTGACCTTGTCAATGGTGGCTCGGTTGGTTTGTCATCTGAGTTTGTGAATGAAATTGCAGATAGAGGCCTAATTGCAGGGTGGTGTCCGCAAGAGCAAGTGCTGAACCACCCTTCAATTGGTGGATTCTTGACTCATTGTGGGTGGAATTCAACCACCGAAAGCATATGCGCCGGAGTGCCAATGTTGTGTTGGCCATTTTTCGCTGATCAGCCAGCGAACTGCAGATATATCTGCGATACATGGGAGATTGGAATCGAAATTGATAATAATGTTAAGAGAGAAGAGGTGGAGAAGCTGGTCAATGAATTGATGGTGGGTGAAAAAGGAAAGATGATGAGGCAGAAGACAAttgagatgaagaagaaggcGGTGGAGGACACGAAACCAGGAGGTCGTTCATATATGAACTTGGAAAAAGTGATTAATGAGGTGTTGCTTAAACAAAATCCAACTTAA